The following are encoded together in the Streptomyces sp. NBC_01465 genome:
- a CDS encoding SRPBCC family protein, translated as MARQLRPVELDFVNTAPLRLVFAAEVSASADAVYQALAEEVETLPEWFTAVKLARPTAGGAAREVRLKGGVHFQETILAKEPSTRYAYRVDSTNAPGLRALLEEWLLTPTANGTLVQWTFAADGSAPVRTGIKLVRAGLGRSFRDAVRNLDRRLAATPAP; from the coding sequence ATGGCGCGTCAACTCCGCCCCGTGGAGCTCGACTTCGTGAACACCGCACCCCTGCGCCTGGTCTTCGCCGCGGAGGTCTCCGCCTCCGCGGACGCGGTGTACCAAGCGCTCGCGGAGGAAGTCGAGACCCTGCCCGAGTGGTTCACCGCGGTGAAGCTGGCGCGGCCGACGGCGGGCGGCGCGGCCCGCGAGGTCAGGCTGAAGGGTGGCGTCCACTTCCAGGAGACGATCCTGGCGAAGGAGCCCTCGACCCGGTACGCGTACCGGGTCGACTCCACCAACGCCCCTGGACTGCGCGCCCTGTTGGAGGAGTGGCTGCTGACCCCGACGGCGAACGGCACTCTGGTGCAGTGGACGTTCGCCGCCGACGGGTCCGCCCCGGTGCGTACGGGGATCAAGCTGGTCCGGGCGGGTCTGGGGCGGTCGTTCCGCGACGCGGTCCGCAATCTGGACCGGCGGCTGGCGGCGACACCCGCCCCGTAG
- a CDS encoding Rv1733c family protein has product MRAAGGVWRWRRNPLRRGTDLVEAWVALAAVLLIVLSVPVVGWCCGALTDRTLERAVQNQHRQRHATTALVVRTLPGPAVSANPDGSADGSTRSRVLANWTATDGSRHTGVLIAGKLHNKPGDKLPIWTDDHGTVVNRPLDTTTARAHAVLAGIAAAGAAAGLVVGAQQLIVWRLVHRRYARLDRAWAEAGPDWGRTGTGS; this is encoded by the coding sequence GTGCGAGCAGCTGGTGGCGTGTGGCGCTGGCGGCGCAATCCTCTGCGTCGCGGTACGGATCTCGTCGAGGCCTGGGTGGCACTGGCGGCCGTGCTGCTGATCGTGCTCAGCGTCCCGGTCGTGGGCTGGTGCTGCGGAGCGCTGACCGACCGGACACTGGAGCGTGCGGTGCAGAACCAGCACCGGCAGCGCCATGCCACGACGGCCCTGGTCGTCCGGACCCTGCCGGGTCCTGCGGTGTCGGCGAACCCGGACGGATCGGCGGACGGATCGACCCGCAGCCGTGTCCTGGCCAACTGGACCGCCACGGACGGGAGTCGGCACACCGGCGTACTGATCGCCGGCAAACTGCACAACAAACCCGGGGACAAACTCCCGATATGGACGGACGACCACGGCACCGTCGTGAACCGCCCCCTGGACACCACGACGGCCCGGGCCCACGCCGTGCTCGCGGGCATCGCGGCGGCCGGGGCTGCCGCCGGCCTCGTCGTCGGCGCCCAGCAACTGATCGTATGGCGACTGGTGCACCGTCGGTACGCCCGTCTCGACCGCGCCTGGGCCGAGGCCGGTCCGGACTGGGGGCGAACGGGGACGGGGAGCTGA
- a CDS encoding PLP-dependent cysteine synthase family protein, translating into MNTIDVDRSDPEYRAWLKEAVRKVQADSNRSADTHLLRFPLPEHWGIDLYLKDESTHPTGSLKHRLARSLFLYGLCNGWIRPGKPVIEASSGSTAVSEAYFAGLIGVPFIAVMPRTTSHEKCRLIEFHGGKCHYVDDSRKMYEEAASLAAESGGHYMDQFTYAERATDWRGNNNIAESIYQQLKLERYPEPAWIVATAGTGGTSATIARYVHYMQHDTRICVPDPENSCFFEGWTNNDPLATSDCGSRIEGIGRPRMEPSFVPGAIDRMMKVPDAASVAAVRALEQAIGRKAGGSTGTGLWSALKIVAEMVAEGRTGSVVTLICDPGDRYLDKYYSDAWLAEQGLDIAPYAAAIDSLLATGRWAD; encoded by the coding sequence ATGAACACCATCGACGTGGACCGCAGCGATCCGGAGTACCGGGCCTGGCTGAAAGAGGCCGTCCGTAAGGTCCAGGCCGACTCCAACCGCTCCGCGGACACGCATCTGCTGCGCTTCCCGCTCCCCGAGCACTGGGGCATCGACCTCTATCTGAAGGACGAGTCGACCCACCCGACCGGCAGCCTCAAGCACCGTCTCGCCCGCTCGCTCTTCCTCTACGGGCTGTGCAACGGCTGGATCCGCCCCGGCAAGCCCGTCATCGAGGCCTCCAGCGGCTCGACCGCGGTCTCCGAGGCGTACTTCGCCGGGCTGATCGGGGTGCCGTTCATCGCGGTGATGCCGCGCACCACCAGCCACGAGAAGTGCCGGCTGATCGAGTTCCACGGCGGGAAGTGCCACTACGTCGACGACTCGCGGAAGATGTACGAGGAAGCCGCCTCGCTGGCCGCCGAGTCGGGCGGCCACTACATGGACCAGTTCACCTACGCGGAGCGTGCCACGGACTGGCGGGGCAACAACAACATCGCCGAATCCATCTACCAGCAGCTGAAGTTGGAGCGCTACCCCGAGCCCGCGTGGATCGTGGCGACCGCCGGGACCGGCGGCACCTCGGCGACCATCGCGCGCTACGTCCACTACATGCAGCACGACACCCGCATCTGCGTCCCCGACCCGGAGAACTCCTGTTTCTTCGAGGGCTGGACCAACAACGACCCGCTCGCCACCAGCGACTGCGGATCGCGGATCGAGGGCATCGGCCGGCCCCGGATGGAGCCGAGCTTCGTCCCCGGTGCGATCGACCGGATGATGAAGGTGCCCGACGCGGCGAGCGTCGCCGCCGTACGCGCCCTGGAGCAGGCCATCGGCCGCAAGGCCGGCGGCTCCACCGGCACCGGGCTGTGGAGCGCGCTGAAGATCGTCGCCGAGATGGTCGCCGAGGGCCGCACCGGAAGCGTCGTCACCCTGATCTGCGACCCGGGCGACCGCTATCTCGACAAGTACTACTCGGACGCCTGGCTCGCCGAACAGGGCCTGGACATCGCACCGTACGCCGCGGCCATCGACTCGCTCCTGGCCACCGGACGCTGGGCGGACTGA
- a CDS encoding right-handed parallel beta-helix repeat-containing protein, translated as MAQGTVQVTYTGTSRWRRRTGEYASLAAALEAAGDGDVLTIAPGTYRENLVVQRAVTLRGPEGALGSVRIAPVDGVALTVRASAVVSDLHLEGQDSAAPALLVEDGTPELNDLRVVTRSASGIEVRGSARPTVRRCTVDNPAGVGIGVLDGAGGVFEECEVVAAGQSGVSVRGGAHPRLERCRIHHATGSGLSVTGEGTALEAVGCEIYEISGTGVQIAARATAHLTDCTVHRTSTDGVTLDTDAILTLSDCDIHDIPENAVDLRSRSVLTLTRSAVRRFGRNGLSVWDPGTRVDANQCEIHDSTGDYPAVWVSDGATAVLDSCRVHDVPDAIFVLDRGSRADVVDSDLSQIRNTAVSVSDGASAQLDDCRIREAATGAWFRDHGSGGTLNGCTIDAAQTGVIVTKGADPRIERCTVTSPAEAGFYVSAEGRGTFHNCRVTGSSGYGFHVMDGCRTTLTRCRTERCARGGYEFAEDGPLVEDCTSDESGVRTEPQETPPVLTATQTTGLLGSIPGQRTAEPAAAAPAPAADPLRPAKAVLGELDALVGLESVKREVRALTDMIEIGRRRQEAGLKAASVRRHLVFTGSPGTGKTTVARLYGEILASLGVLERGHLVEVSRVDLVGEHIGSTAIRTQEAFDRARGGVLFIDEAYALSPEDSGRDFGKEAIDTLVKLMEDHREAVVVIVAGYTAEMERFLNINPGVASRFSRTITFSDYAPDELLRIVEQQSEEHEYRLAEGTGEALLKYFTVLPKGPAFGNGRTARQTFESMVERHAGRVAQQAEVSTDDLSLLHPEDLPELP; from the coding sequence ATGGCTCAGGGCACGGTCCAGGTGACCTACACCGGCACATCGCGGTGGCGGCGCCGCACAGGCGAATACGCCTCCCTCGCCGCAGCCCTGGAGGCCGCCGGTGACGGCGACGTCCTCACCATCGCTCCCGGTACGTACAGAGAGAACCTCGTCGTGCAGCGCGCGGTCACGCTGCGCGGCCCCGAGGGCGCGCTCGGCTCGGTGCGGATCGCACCGGTCGACGGTGTCGCGCTGACCGTGCGCGCCTCCGCCGTCGTCAGCGATCTGCACCTGGAGGGCCAGGACTCGGCAGCCCCCGCGCTCCTGGTCGAGGACGGCACCCCCGAGTTGAACGATCTGCGGGTCGTCACCCGTTCCGCGTCCGGGATCGAGGTGCGCGGGTCGGCCAGGCCGACCGTCCGGCGCTGCACGGTCGACAATCCCGCGGGCGTGGGCATCGGTGTACTGGACGGCGCCGGCGGGGTGTTCGAGGAGTGCGAGGTCGTCGCGGCCGGCCAGTCCGGGGTCTCGGTGCGCGGTGGCGCCCACCCGCGTCTGGAGCGCTGCCGGATCCACCACGCCACGGGATCGGGCTTGAGCGTCACCGGCGAGGGCACCGCCCTGGAGGCGGTCGGCTGCGAGATCTACGAGATCAGCGGCACCGGTGTGCAGATCGCCGCCCGCGCCACCGCCCACCTCACCGACTGCACGGTGCACCGCACTTCGACGGACGGTGTCACCCTCGACACCGATGCGATCCTCACGCTCTCCGACTGCGACATCCACGACATCCCGGAGAACGCGGTCGATCTGCGGTCCCGCTCGGTCCTCACCCTCACCCGCTCCGCCGTCCGCCGCTTCGGCCGCAACGGCCTGTCGGTGTGGGACCCGGGCACCCGGGTGGACGCCAACCAGTGCGAGATCCACGACAGTACGGGCGACTATCCGGCGGTCTGGGTCAGCGACGGCGCGACCGCCGTCCTCGACTCCTGCCGCGTCCACGACGTACCGGACGCGATCTTCGTCCTGGACCGCGGATCGCGCGCCGACGTCGTCGACAGCGACCTCTCACAGATCCGCAACACCGCGGTGTCGGTGAGCGACGGCGCGAGCGCGCAGCTCGACGACTGCCGTATCCGCGAGGCCGCCACGGGCGCCTGGTTCCGCGACCACGGCAGCGGCGGCACGCTCAACGGCTGCACCATCGACGCCGCGCAGACCGGCGTGATCGTGACCAAGGGCGCCGACCCCCGGATAGAGCGGTGCACGGTGACCTCCCCCGCCGAGGCGGGCTTCTACGTCTCCGCGGAGGGCCGCGGCACGTTCCACAACTGCCGGGTCACGGGCAGCAGCGGCTACGGCTTCCACGTCATGGACGGCTGCCGTACGACGCTGACCCGCTGCCGGACCGAGCGCTGTGCGCGCGGCGGTTACGAGTTCGCCGAGGACGGCCCCCTGGTCGAGGACTGCACCAGCGACGAGAGCGGAGTGCGGACCGAGCCCCAGGAGACGCCCCCCGTCCTGACCGCCACACAGACCACCGGACTGCTCGGCTCGATCCCGGGCCAGCGCACCGCGGAACCCGCCGCTGCCGCCCCCGCGCCCGCCGCCGACCCGCTGCGGCCGGCGAAGGCCGTCCTGGGTGAACTCGACGCGCTGGTCGGCCTGGAGAGCGTCAAGCGCGAGGTGCGCGCCCTCACCGACATGATCGAGATCGGCCGCCGCCGCCAGGAGGCGGGGCTCAAGGCCGCATCGGTCCGCCGCCATCTCGTCTTCACCGGCTCCCCCGGCACCGGGAAGACCACGGTCGCGCGGCTGTACGGAGAGATCCTGGCCTCGCTCGGAGTCCTGGAGCGCGGGCATCTCGTCGAGGTCTCCCGCGTGGACCTGGTCGGCGAGCACATCGGCTCGACCGCGATCCGTACGCAGGAGGCCTTCGACCGGGCGCGCGGCGGGGTGCTCTTCATCGACGAGGCGTACGCCCTCTCCCCCGAGGACTCCGGCCGCGACTTCGGCAAGGAGGCCATCGACACGCTGGTGAAGCTGATGGAGGACCACCGGGAGGCGGTGGTGGTCATCGTGGCGGGCTACACGGCCGAGATGGAACGCTTCCTGAACATCAACCCCGGTGTGGCGTCCCGTTTCTCACGGACCATCACCTTCAGCGACTATGCGCCCGACGAGCTGCTGCGGATCGTGGAGCAGCAGTCGGAGGAGCACGAGTACCGCCTCGCGGAGGGTACGGGCGAGGCGCTCCTGAAGTACTTCACCGTGCTCCCCAAGGGTCCCGCCTTCGGGAACGGGCGCACCGCCCGCCAGACCTTCGAGTCGATGGTCGAGCGGCACGCGGGCCGGGTCGCCCAGCAGGCGGAGGTCTCCACCGACGACCTCAGCCTGCTCCACCCCGAGGACCTGCCGGAACTTCCCTGA
- a CDS encoding ATP-binding protein, translating to MISQPSRHCTVELQALPSRIGQVRRIVSAQLRYWHLDPLIDQAALGVTELLTNVHRHAQPDKMCIVEIELLLDRLTVSVHDHDPHLPTVRDADPLATCGRGLAMIAAVSESWGVRPEGPTGKVVWFTLPAPTPAVALPPCPERMARSAVAG from the coding sequence GTGATCAGCCAGCCAAGCAGGCATTGCACGGTGGAGCTGCAGGCTCTGCCGTCGCGGATCGGGCAAGTCCGCAGAATCGTATCGGCGCAGTTGCGCTACTGGCATCTCGATCCTCTGATCGACCAGGCAGCGCTGGGCGTCACCGAATTGCTCACCAACGTCCATCGTCATGCCCAGCCGGACAAGATGTGCATCGTCGAGATCGAGCTGCTGCTCGACCGGCTCACGGTGTCGGTGCATGACCACGATCCCCATCTGCCCACGGTCCGCGACGCGGATCCACTCGCCACGTGCGGGCGCGGTCTCGCGATGATCGCGGCGGTGAGCGAGAGCTGGGGCGTACGACCGGAGGGCCCGACGGGAAAGGTCGTGTGGTTCACGCTGCCCGCGCCCACCCCCGCCGTGGCGCTGCCGCCCTGCCCCGAGCGGATGGCCCGGTCCGCCGTTGCGGGCTGA
- a CDS encoding MOSC domain-containing protein, with amino-acid sequence MSHAVHAVLSSLHVHPVKSLRGCAQGSAVVEPWGLAGDRRWMLVDTGGKVVTQRQHARLALAGAECGADGSLRLSAPGREPLTVAVPAPSGTMTAALFREKVEVVLADDAAHAWFSAYLGAEVRLVHLDDPAHRRPVDPAFARPGETVSLADGYPLLLTTESSLDALNSLVAQGEHAGEGPLPMNRFRPNVVVSGTVPWAEDDWYRIAIGEVSFRVAKPCDRCVVTTTDQETAERGKEPLHSLARHRRAGSDLLFGQNLVPETTGTLRVGDVVHILE; translated from the coding sequence ATGTCTCATGCGGTTCATGCTGTTCTGTCCTCACTCCACGTCCATCCGGTCAAGTCGCTCAGGGGGTGCGCGCAGGGCTCGGCCGTCGTCGAGCCCTGGGGTCTTGCCGGGGACCGCAGGTGGATGCTGGTGGACACCGGGGGGAAGGTGGTCACCCAACGCCAGCACGCGCGCCTGGCGTTGGCCGGTGCCGAGTGCGGCGCCGACGGTTCGCTGCGGCTGTCGGCCCCGGGCCGCGAGCCGCTGACGGTCGCCGTGCCCGCTCCGTCGGGGACCATGACCGCCGCGCTCTTCCGCGAGAAGGTCGAGGTCGTCCTCGCCGACGACGCGGCCCATGCCTGGTTCAGCGCGTACCTCGGGGCCGAGGTGCGTCTCGTACATCTCGACGATCCGGCACACCGGCGCCCGGTGGACCCGGCCTTCGCCCGGCCCGGGGAGACCGTCAGTCTCGCCGACGGCTATCCGCTGCTGCTCACCACGGAGTCGTCGCTCGACGCCCTCAACTCCCTGGTGGCGCAGGGGGAACACGCCGGCGAGGGGCCGCTGCCGATGAACCGGTTCCGGCCCAATGTCGTCGTGTCGGGCACCGTGCCGTGGGCCGAGGACGACTGGTACCGCATCGCGATCGGCGAGGTCTCCTTCCGGGTGGCCAAGCCCTGCGACCGCTGCGTGGTGACCACCACCGACCAGGAGACGGCGGAGCGGGGCAAGGAGCCTCTGCACAGCCTCGCCCGTCATCGCCGGGCCGGCAGCGATCTCCTGTTCGGGCAGAACCTCGTGCCCGAGACCACCGGCACCCTCCGCGTGGGTGATGTGGTGCACATCCTCGAATAG
- a CDS encoding DeoR/GlpR family DNA-binding transcription regulator yields MSENQNLLAEQRRALILDEVRRRGGVRVNELTRKLKVSDMTVRRDLDALARQGVIEKVHGGAVPVVEASTHEPGFEAKSSLELSAKEDIARAAAAMAVPGSAIALAGGTTTYALAHQLLDVPDLTVVTNSVRVADVFQSAQRPSGGNGQRPGAATVVLTGGVRTPSETLVGPVADQAIRSLHFDVLFLGVHGISADAGLSTPNLAEAETNRRFVQSARRVVVVADHTKWGKVGLSSFATLEEVDIFVTDSGLSAEVREEIEEHLPGLVVAGEGEGAADI; encoded by the coding sequence GTGAGCGAGAATCAGAACCTGCTCGCGGAACAGCGTCGCGCCCTGATCCTGGACGAGGTCCGGCGGCGCGGCGGGGTCCGGGTCAATGAACTGACCCGGAAGCTCAAGGTCTCGGACATGACGGTCCGCAGGGACCTGGACGCGCTCGCCCGGCAGGGTGTCATCGAGAAGGTGCACGGCGGCGCCGTCCCCGTGGTCGAGGCGTCCACGCACGAGCCGGGGTTCGAGGCGAAGTCGTCGCTGGAGCTGAGCGCCAAGGAGGACATCGCGCGGGCGGCCGCGGCGATGGCCGTGCCCGGCAGTGCGATCGCGCTGGCCGGCGGCACGACGACGTACGCACTGGCCCATCAGCTCCTGGACGTACCGGATCTGACGGTGGTGACCAACTCGGTGCGGGTCGCCGATGTGTTCCAGTCGGCTCAGCGCCCGTCCGGCGGGAACGGGCAGCGTCCGGGGGCGGCGACGGTGGTGCTCACCGGCGGGGTCCGTACGCCGTCGGAGACGCTGGTGGGTCCGGTGGCCGACCAGGCGATCCGCTCCCTCCACTTCGATGTGCTGTTCCTCGGTGTGCACGGGATCTCGGCCGACGCGGGTCTGTCCACGCCCAATCTGGCGGAGGCGGAGACCAACCGGCGGTTCGTGCAGTCGGCGCGGCGCGTCGTCGTGGTCGCCGACCACACCAAGTGGGGCAAGGTGGGCCTGAGTTCCTTCGCCACGCTGGAGGAGGTCGACATCTTCGTCACCGACTCGGGGCTCTCCGCAGAGGTGCGCGAGGAGATCGAGGAGCATCTGCCGGGCCTGGTGGTCGCGGGCGAGGGCGAAGGCGCCGCAGACATCTGA
- a CDS encoding DUF6643 family protein yields the protein MTSPRATYGGGYYSAPSFPDTPIYDSLVAERGTPQIAPIRVPSAYDTGNSYLPALPSALPALPAGPSAQHNPSYGYQQPMAQPVPAQGYAPAPYIPQQAAGPRGYPGPQAQMQRPPAGSGYEAMRPAAPRPAPAPYEDPYNRPYQGGRGY from the coding sequence ATGACCTCCCCCCGCGCCACCTACGGCGGCGGTTACTACTCCGCGCCGTCCTTCCCGGACACTCCGATCTACGATTCCCTCGTCGCAGAGCGGGGCACGCCTCAGATCGCCCCGATCCGAGTGCCTTCCGCGTACGACACCGGCAACAGCTACCTGCCGGCCCTTCCGTCCGCCCTGCCGGCGCTGCCGGCCGGTCCCTCCGCCCAGCACAATCCGTCGTACGGCTACCAGCAGCCGATGGCCCAGCCGGTGCCCGCGCAGGGGTACGCCCCGGCTCCGTACATCCCGCAACAGGCCGCCGGCCCCCGCGGCTACCCGGGGCCACAGGCCCAGATGCAGCGACCCCCGGCCGGCAGCGGTTACGAGGCGATGCGCCCGGCGGCGCCGCGTCCCGCGCCCGCGCCGTACGAGGACCCGTACAACCGCCCCTACCAGGGAGGCCGGGGGTACTGA